One genomic segment of Helicobacter enhydrae includes these proteins:
- a CDS encoding lysophospholipid acyltransferase family protein, producing MLKRLKSLVLLHIAPRVLYCYLFLVHKTSKNRFLIAPQSCEGNAIALFWHGEIPMQGHLYHHFYKIRHPNTKLDLDKLPYGTLISEHSDGEIATRLYALYGFKGIRGSSSKGGRRALIEALNKLKNQWDVGLTPDGPRGPYHSVAKGAVAMALKSQTKIVGLRVQPTKYWQLKSWDQMKLPKLFGEIDYYVLPPLELDATCSVEENQEKIKIYLERDPKEYFWNKTC from the coding sequence ATGCTTAAGCGACTAAAAAGCCTTGTTTTGCTCCACATTGCCCCAAGAGTGCTGTATTGCTATCTGTTTTTGGTGCACAAAACCTCCAAAAATCGCTTCTTGATCGCCCCCCAAAGCTGTGAGGGCAATGCGATCGCTCTGTTTTGGCACGGCGAGATCCCAATGCAGGGGCATTTGTATCATCATTTTTACAAGATTCGCCACCCAAACACCAAGCTAGATTTGGACAAATTGCCTTATGGGACACTCATCAGTGAGCATTCCGACGGAGAGATCGCCACACGCCTTTATGCCCTGTATGGATTCAAAGGCATACGAGGCTCCAGCTCCAAAGGCGGGAGGAGGGCATTGATCGAGGCACTCAATAAGCTCAAAAACCAATGGGATGTGGGGCTAACCCCTGATGGACCAAGAGGACCTTATCACAGCGTAGCAAAGGGGGCAGTCGCGATGGCACTCAAAAGCCAAACCAAAATCGTGGGCTTGAGAGTGCAGCCGACCAAATATTGGCAACTCAAAAGTTGGGACCAGATGAAGCTCCCCAAGCTATTTGGCGAGATTGATTATTATGTGTTGCCACCTCTTGAGTTGGATGCGACTTGTAGTGTGGAGGAAAATCAAGAAAAAATCAAAATTTACCTTGAGCGAGATCCAAAAGAGTATTTTTGGAATAAAACTTGCTAA
- a CDS encoding HP0268 family nuclease, whose product MDFKLAKSTSQSAETTITLKEIQESVKDQEKFFYFSNENNHKDLLKIVEQFNKSGRSAYLREAKFGLDEKEYIYELHII is encoded by the coding sequence ATGGATTTCAAACTTGCCAAAAGCACATCGCAATCTGCAGAAACAACAATCACTCTCAAAGAGATTCAAGAAAGCGTCAAAGATCAAGAAAAGTTTTTTTATTTTTCAAATGAAAACAACCACAAAGATCTTTTGAAAATCGTCGAGCAATTCAACAAATCTGGGAGAAGTGCCTATCTCAGAGAGGCAAAATTCGGACTGGATGAAAAAGAATACATCTACGAGCTTCACATCATCTAA
- a CDS encoding major outer membrane protein, with protein MKTTKLSLIALMALGTLSSVYAEEVAKPAQEGEAQVEQTQTSVQAKKSTTLGDIFAGTTIKGYAYERLTSMFGDDASGTALRTRIFANIETGAYQGFSVGTTLWASIGGSAPNGGTFLENSTKGKDVNNSVPLSIYGIYAKQTFQSTKTTITGGQVTIDTPFNDSAWDYGLGVAVNNTDINGIRFSAQAYGAWGLDVSNELSKSAAGHYSFDSDRPLMIAGVSGDAAALSGVGFKLWAANSIKTVDYLVFGELGYTTSGVTIQGQVAATQVNTQSTFFNNDILLKNKTNIAKTRGLYNVQVAYSGSGLGASVGYTGSFGEGYGALLNNGSFNMGGKFWYDTVGDKNGYTLGGNGGVKNTSIQVVYAQLTYKLGGVGLGLDYAYVSGNNHYSLMKKGIANHKNANGQSITNMNATLHELTASASYAFSDKLKLTALVGSTFGDLTQGRARAELKYTF; from the coding sequence ATGAAAACTACGAAACTTTCACTTATTGCCTTAATGGCTCTTGGGACACTCTCATCAGTATATGCAGAAGAAGTTGCCAAACCTGCTCAAGAAGGAGAGGCTCAAGTAGAACAAACTCAAACTTCTGTGCAAGCCAAAAAAAGCACAACGCTAGGAGATATTTTTGCCGGAACGACAATCAAAGGTTATGCTTATGAGCGTTTGACTTCGATGTTTGGCGATGATGCAAGCGGAACAGCACTCAGGACAAGGATTTTTGCCAATATCGAAACAGGTGCATACCAAGGCTTCAGCGTCGGGACAACACTATGGGCAAGCATTGGTGGAAGTGCCCCAAATGGTGGGACATTCTTGGAGAATTCTACCAAAGGAAAAGATGTCAATAACTCTGTGCCTTTGTCTATCTATGGAATCTATGCGAAGCAAACTTTCCAAAGCACCAAAACAACGATTACTGGAGGACAAGTGACGATTGACACTCCTTTCAACGATAGTGCTTGGGATTATGGTTTGGGTGTAGCTGTGAATAATACAGACATCAATGGCATTCGCTTCAGTGCACAGGCTTATGGTGCTTGGGGATTAGATGTGAGCAATGAACTTTCTAAGTCAGCAGCAGGGCATTATTCTTTTGATTCTGATCGCCCATTGATGATTGCAGGGGTGAGCGGAGATGCTGCAGCATTGAGCGGTGTTGGATTCAAACTTTGGGCTGCCAACTCTATCAAAACAGTGGATTATCTAGTATTTGGAGAGCTAGGATACACAACATCAGGTGTAACGATACAAGGACAAGTGGCAGCCACTCAAGTCAATACACAAAGCACATTCTTCAACAACGATATTTTGTTGAAGAATAAAACCAATATTGCCAAAACAAGAGGTCTGTATAATGTCCAAGTGGCTTATTCTGGAAGCGGATTGGGTGCATCAGTGGGCTACACAGGAAGCTTCGGAGAAGGATATGGAGCATTGCTCAACAATGGCAGCTTCAACATGGGTGGTAAATTCTGGTATGACACCGTTGGTGACAAGAATGGCTACACACTTGGAGGCAATGGTGGTGTCAAAAACACAAGCATCCAAGTCGTCTATGCACAGCTCACATACAAACTAGGCGGTGTGGGACTTGGTTTGGACTATGCTTATGTCAGTGGCAACAATCATTATTCTTTGATGAAAAAGGGTATTGCAAATCATAAGAATGCAAATGGTCAAAGCATAACAAATATGAATGCGACATTGCACGAATTGACTGCAAGTGCTTCTTATGCATTCTCTGACAAACTCAAGCTCACTGCCCTAGTTGGTTCTACATTTGGCGACTTGACTCAAGGACGCGCAAGAGCAGAACTCAAATACACATTCTAA
- the miaB gene encoding tRNA (N6-isopentenyl adenosine(37)-C2)-methylthiotransferase MiaB: MNQKKLYIETMGCAMNNRDSDHLIAELREKESYTLTDDPKEADLILLNTCSVREKPERKLFSEIGQFAQMKKPGAKIGVCGCTASHLGEQIIQKAPSVDFVLGARNISKITQVIHQPKAVEVDLDYDDSAYVFSKVQNTDVKALLNISIGCDKQCTYCIVPHTRGKEISIPTPMLLQEATKMAQNGIKELLLLGQNVNHYGTRFSIPHKPTNFTQLLRELSAIEGIERIRFTSPHPLHMDDEFLEEFAQNPKVCKSIHIPLQSGSTKVLRDMKRGYTQEWYLDRIHKLRALVPNVGISTDIIVAFPTESDSDFLETMKVLEEVRFDTLYSFIYSPRPHTQAQHLPNTISREEASARLSALQSRHREILAEKAQKEIGKTHRVLIENYQDRAPEIWSEGRSDTNRLIKIPNQILPMGALVDVQITHNDGGSLSGKLLNA, encoded by the coding sequence ATGAATCAAAAAAAACTTTATATCGAAACAATGGGCTGTGCGATGAACAATCGCGATAGCGACCACCTCATCGCAGAGTTGCGAGAAAAAGAGAGCTACACCCTCACAGACGACCCCAAAGAAGCCGATCTGATTTTGCTCAACACTTGCTCCGTGCGTGAAAAGCCCGAGCGTAAATTGTTTTCAGAGATTGGGCAGTTCGCACAGATGAAAAAACCCGGTGCCAAAATCGGAGTTTGCGGTTGCACTGCGAGTCATTTGGGGGAGCAAATCATCCAAAAAGCTCCTAGCGTGGATTTTGTGTTGGGTGCTAGAAACATCAGCAAAATCACTCAAGTGATTCATCAGCCAAAAGCTGTCGAGGTGGATCTTGATTATGATGATAGTGCCTATGTGTTTTCCAAAGTGCAAAACACAGATGTCAAAGCCCTGCTCAATATTTCTATCGGTTGTGACAAACAATGCACCTATTGCATCGTCCCACACACTAGGGGCAAAGAGATTTCCATCCCCACCCCTATGCTCTTGCAAGAAGCAACCAAAATGGCTCAAAACGGGATCAAAGAGCTGCTACTGCTAGGGCAAAATGTCAATCACTACGGCACGCGATTTTCTATCCCCCACAAGCCCACAAACTTCACCCAGCTCCTGCGAGAATTGAGTGCGATTGAGGGGATTGAGAGGATTAGATTCACCTCCCCCCACCCCTTGCATATGGATGATGAGTTTTTGGAGGAGTTTGCCCAAAACCCCAAAGTCTGCAAAAGCATCCATATCCCTTTGCAAAGTGGCTCCACAAAGGTTTTGAGAGATATGAAAAGAGGCTACACACAAGAATGGTATCTTGATAGGATTCACAAGCTCAGAGCACTTGTCCCAAATGTCGGGATCAGCACAGACATCATCGTAGCTTTCCCCACAGAGAGCGATTCTGATTTTTTGGAAACGATGAAAGTGCTAGAGGAAGTGCGGTTTGACACGCTTTATAGCTTCATCTATTCTCCACGCCCCCACACCCAAGCCCAACATCTCCCCAACACGATTTCTAGAGAGGAAGCATCTGCGAGATTAAGTGCTTTGCAATCAAGACATCGCGAGATTTTGGCAGAAAAAGCCCAAAAAGAGATTGGCAAAACACATCGCGTTTTGATAGAAAACTATCAGGACCGAGCCCCTGAGATCTGGAGTGAAGGGCGTAGCGACACCAACCGCCTCATCAAGATCCCCAACCAAATCTTGCCGATGGGTGCACTTGTCGATGTCCAGATCACTCACAATGACGGGGGAAGTCTATCAGGCAAACTGCTCAATGCTTAA
- a CDS encoding autotransporter outer membrane beta-barrel domain-containing protein: protein MMKSYRPLIATSLALALSVSVASATDANCPSGNTSTICYSTNGTDFKQFTGLTIGISGDFNKIQFAQLPSGTPEVGDFTLKFRKDGTTAPSSSEASVSGANAQLKLVSETKGLQLGSAGTSTLTIDFGKYEAQNFARKATLTFNGTTPPAAAGTPKTALKGNIKIIASAFKDDFVEATFKGDMIGNITLTRYEGLNSDPSDYEFIKSRFTFQDGASITGDLQAVSAIGGQDFIFEGGGGINGNIVARGGYVDANNVLIGAATNTTEVNITFRNKEGSTNIIKKGGSKGEILAAGAGNANNLKHHAHNRILFEGKGQIGGSDNDRMDILAAPRKNSVGGPFVGAQSYNLIKFNKQATLFLKDLKAFNNVDTDRRNIISLDLANTNRAGSDTNSLNIKTINADGGQGRNYIGKGFLTLSGGGTAKDLIINTESTENPTAANIAQGTLTADKIVSWNGAKNTILIENIVVNGGIFASKRGSNLIFITKDSDVGQNGIKNDGNTNKRGTDYSLYAREGGSNILNLNIAADTKTLSLKKRVTHDWAAWQTTFNLNGNDNKIEIKGNGTNGSINNIGLEVSGAEGTENPGMTFNFNGNNGVLDVTNGAASGGGNIIVGVNKGDKNAKLTFNVNGGNATIKGGITTQGGKSTTQQNTTTFNIANGKTLTIEGEIKQQQATTKGGDGTENATDSAQTIFNFNPLVEDSLGSRIGETTLKLKNNITNTSGNVVFNFNADNAQVTKVVSASPDPKITTTATGKTIFNLNLGNASATVTQAIESTDQGQTFINFNQNNSTLILTDTNGIKAGNNGTTSIIVGNAESPEQSVNAIIKGNVITQGHGSTTISFNSKDSSLTIKDSSSEDLKDIAHTAGTLEIDFHSQNGTFKNKVTTNTAGATTNIQVTAGQGEKGNSGIFEKEIQTNSGGSTNITLGALPQEQGQTDGKATLTLQGATNTITKLTANATESTLNLTNGTATITTTEIGNGSTLNLQASNGKIKTDTLKLSANATSATLNLSSDAQTKLGTPHHFNLLEIGKATSPTADTGLTADNLTFVVSVDTATTQTGSKIGGEATKSGGTYGHAYSDRIIVHNVGDNSQAKSADLVVIIDPDQIKGVHYTPTKGTETEHNIAVATIKNTSDNKALVAFDTNTKIIENGGELLEVGLVTTTTDENGKATGTSKDYTTYFLGKAISLGVDNTTQQALTSALSINYDLYIANLNSLNKRMGELRDNPYTQGVWARVFGGLQESNFGLGARTSYVTAQGGYDYALETEGAKNYIGLAFSYMHSKGESNKATQASNAINVSGINTIYLSNIQSSGYEIALYNSYVSNVGLYNDTIAKLSYITSDFSLSNSSDHNNTANNLGFTLSNEVGYRFILGEQQDYFIDPQLELSLGYLNQSDFTTKMKTRSGKGNQLKALQESVFLTRTRLGASFGKKIVEQDKNISLYVGTFYEYDLVTGGSNKLTTSTTKAYNPEFASNGRVVLNVGSNLELNQSTRVYVDVEKSFGDKLRTQLQFNLGARYSFGEKTSIENAKAQTTAPLRVGNTPTEETEKASIVPSGSQKVKDTGTKAANQ from the coding sequence ATGATGAAATCTTACAGACCTCTCATCGCCACATCGTTGGCATTGGCTCTCAGTGTGAGTGTGGCAAGTGCGACAGATGCAAATTGTCCAAGTGGCAACACAAGTACGATCTGCTATAGCACTAATGGCACAGATTTCAAACAATTCACAGGTTTGACAATCGGAATCAGTGGGGATTTCAACAAAATACAATTTGCTCAATTGCCAAGTGGCACGCCTGAAGTCGGTGACTTCACCCTCAAGTTTAGAAAAGACGGCACAACCGCACCCTCAAGCTCAGAAGCCTCTGTAAGTGGAGCCAATGCACAGCTCAAACTCGTTAGCGAAACCAAAGGACTTCAATTGGGTAGTGCAGGAACTAGCACCCTCACTATTGATTTTGGGAAATATGAAGCCCAAAATTTTGCACGCAAAGCTACACTTACTTTTAATGGCACTACTCCTCCTGCAGCTGCTGGCACACCAAAAACTGCCCTCAAAGGCAATATCAAAATCATAGCTAGTGCCTTTAAAGACGATTTTGTAGAAGCCACTTTCAAAGGCGATATGATAGGCAATATCACTCTCACAAGGTATGAAGGTCTAAATAGTGATCCTAGCGACTACGAATTCATCAAAAGCAGATTTACATTTCAAGATGGAGCAAGTATTACGGGAGATTTGCAAGCTGTCAGTGCGATAGGTGGGCAAGATTTCATTTTTGAAGGAGGAGGGGGAATCAATGGAAATATCGTAGCTAGAGGAGGGTATGTCGATGCAAACAATGTCTTGATAGGAGCTGCAACAAACACTACAGAAGTCAATATCACTTTCAGAAACAAGGAGGGTTCAACCAATATCATCAAAAAAGGCGGAAGCAAAGGGGAAATCCTAGCCGCAGGTGCTGGCAATGCCAACAATTTGAAACACCACGCCCACAACAGAATCTTATTTGAAGGCAAAGGACAAATCGGAGGGAGCGATAACGATCGTATGGATATTCTCGCAGCACCAAGAAAAAATTCAGTTGGCGGTCCTTTTGTAGGTGCTCAATCCTACAACCTTATCAAGTTCAACAAGCAAGCTACTTTGTTTTTGAAAGATTTAAAAGCATTTAATAATGTCGATACCGATCGTCGCAACATCATCAGCCTTGATCTTGCAAATACAAATAGAGCAGGTAGTGACACAAACTCTCTCAACATCAAAACAATCAATGCCGATGGCGGTCAAGGACGCAACTACATCGGTAAAGGATTCTTGACGCTTAGCGGTGGTGGCACTGCCAAAGACTTGATCATCAACACAGAATCCACAGAGAACCCCACTGCAGCCAATATCGCACAAGGCACGCTCACAGCTGATAAAATCGTAAGCTGGAATGGTGCGAAAAATACAATTTTGATTGAAAACATTGTAGTGAATGGCGGGATTTTTGCAAGCAAACGCGGGAGCAATCTGATTTTTATCACCAAAGATAGCGATGTTGGACAAAATGGAATCAAGAATGATGGCAATACAAATAAACGCGGCACTGATTATTCCCTCTACGCTAGAGAAGGTGGTAGCAATATCCTCAATCTAAATATCGCAGCAGACACCAAAACCCTCTCGCTCAAAAAGAGGGTGACACACGATTGGGCTGCTTGGCAAACAACATTTAACCTCAATGGAAACGACAACAAGATCGAGATCAAAGGCAATGGTACCAATGGATCAATTAACAATATCGGATTAGAGGTTTCTGGAGCCGAAGGAACCGAGAATCCCGGAATGACTTTCAACTTCAATGGCAATAATGGAGTGCTTGATGTCACAAATGGTGCCGCTAGTGGCGGTGGAAATATTATTGTGGGGGTTAATAAGGGAGACAAAAACGCCAAGCTGACTTTCAATGTCAATGGTGGCAATGCTACTATCAAGGGAGGGATCACCACTCAAGGTGGGAAAAGCACCACACAGCAAAACACCACCACCTTCAATATCGCCAATGGCAAAACCTTGACAATCGAAGGTGAAATCAAACAGCAACAAGCAACAACAAAAGGTGGCGATGGCACCGAAAATGCCACCGATTCTGCTCAAACCATTTTCAACTTCAATCCTTTGGTAGAGGATTCTCTAGGCTCTCGCATAGGAGAAACCACCCTCAAGCTCAAAAATAATATCACAAACACTTCAGGGAATGTAGTTTTCAATTTCAATGCGGATAATGCACAAGTTACCAAAGTAGTTAGTGCTAGTCCTGATCCCAAAATCACCACCACAGCCACAGGCAAAACCATTTTCAATCTCAATCTTGGAAATGCAAGTGCCACAGTAACCCAAGCGATTGAAAGCACAGATCAAGGGCAAACATTTATCAATTTCAACCAAAATAACTCCACTCTGATTCTCACTGATACCAATGGAATCAAAGCTGGCAATAATGGCACAACCTCTATCATTGTAGGAAATGCAGAATCTCCAGAGCAATCTGTTAATGCAATCATCAAAGGAAATGTTATAACGCAAGGGCACGGAAGCACAACCATTAGCTTCAATAGCAAAGATTCAAGCCTAACTATCAAAGATAGCAGTAGCGAAGATCTCAAAGATATTGCTCACACTGCAGGCACACTTGAAATCGACTTCCATAGCCAAAATGGAACTTTCAAAAACAAAGTTACAACAAATACTGCAGGAGCCACAACAAACATTCAAGTCACTGCAGGGCAAGGAGAAAAAGGCAATAGTGGAATCTTTGAAAAAGAGATTCAAACAAATAGTGGTGGAAGCACTAATATCACATTAGGAGCATTGCCACAAGAGCAAGGACAAACAGATGGCAAAGCCACCCTCACATTGCAAGGTGCGACCAACACTATCACTAAGCTTACTGCCAACGCCACAGAATCCACTCTCAATCTTACAAATGGGACTGCTACTATCACAACCACAGAGATTGGAAATGGAAGCACTCTCAATCTCCAAGCCTCAAATGGCAAAATCAAAACAGACACCCTCAAGCTTAGTGCCAATGCCACATCTGCCACCCTCAATCTCTCAAGTGATGCACAAACCAAACTAGGAACACCCCACCACTTCAACCTCCTAGAGATTGGAAAAGCAACATCTCCTACTGCTGACACAGGACTCACTGCTGATAACCTCACCTTTGTTGTCTCTGTGGATACTGCAACGACACAAACAGGTAGCAAAATCGGAGGAGAGGCTACAAAATCAGGTGGCACCTACGGACACGCCTACTCTGATAGAATCATCGTGCATAATGTAGGAGACAATTCTCAAGCCAAATCAGCTGATCTTGTTGTTATCATTGACCCAGATCAAATCAAAGGAGTGCATTACACACCAACAAAAGGCACAGAGACAGAACACAACATCGCCGTCGCTACAATCAAAAACACTAGTGATAATAAAGCTCTAGTTGCTTTTGACACCAACACCAAAATCATTGAAAATGGTGGAGAGTTGCTTGAAGTCGGATTGGTTACAACAACTACGGATGAAAATGGTAAAGCTACAGGCACATCCAAAGACTACACCACCTACTTCCTAGGCAAAGCAATCAGTCTAGGAGTGGATAATACCACCCAACAAGCTCTCACTTCTGCTCTCTCTATCAATTATGATTTATACATTGCAAACCTCAATTCTCTTAACAAACGAATGGGAGAACTTAGAGACAATCCTTACACTCAAGGAGTATGGGCTAGAGTGTTTGGAGGACTCCAAGAATCTAACTTTGGATTGGGAGCACGCACAAGCTATGTGACTGCTCAAGGAGGATATGATTATGCACTAGAAACAGAGGGTGCCAAAAACTACATAGGACTTGCATTCTCTTATATGCACTCTAAGGGTGAGAGCAACAAAGCCACTCAAGCTAGCAATGCAATCAATGTGAGTGGTATCAATACTATCTATCTCTCCAATATCCAATCAAGTGGATATGAAATTGCTCTTTACAATTCTTATGTGAGCAATGTAGGTCTTTATAATGACACAATTGCCAAACTCAGCTATATCACTTCTGATTTTTCTTTGAGCAATAGTAGTGATCACAACAACACTGCAAACAATCTAGGATTCACTCTCTCCAATGAAGTGGGTTATCGTTTCATTCTAGGAGAACAACAAGATTATTTCATTGATCCACAATTAGAGTTAAGCTTAGGTTATCTCAATCAATCTGACTTCACCACCAAGATGAAAACTAGAAGTGGTAAAGGCAATCAACTCAAAGCACTCCAAGAGAGTGTGTTTTTGACTAGAACTAGACTAGGAGCTAGTTTTGGTAAAAAGATTGTAGAACAAGACAAAAACATCTCTCTTTATGTTGGAACATTCTATGAATATGATCTTGTCACAGGAGGATCTAACAAACTCACTACAAGCACAACAAAAGCTTACAATCCTGAGTTTGCTTCCAATGGTAGAGTGGTTTTAAATGTAGGAAGCAATCTAGAGCTTAATCAATCCACTAGAGTCTATGTGGATGTAGAGAAAAGCTTTGGAGACAAACTAAGGACACAACTCCAATTCAATCTAGGAGCTAGATATAGCTTTGGAGAGAAAACAAGCATTGAGAATGCAAAAGCACAAACCACTGCTCCTTTGAGAGTAGGAAATACTCCTACAGAGGAAACAGAAAAAGCTTCAATAGTTCCTTCAGGCTCTCAAAAAGTCAAAGACACAGGGACAAAAGCTGCTAATCAGTAG
- a CDS encoding argininosuccinate synthase domain-containing protein: protein MKALALFSGGCDSLISMQLLKEQGIEVVALNFNIGFGSNKDKLQYFQNATAQIGVEFVSVDIRKQFFDQVLFAPKYGYGKYFNPCVDCHANMFRNAFKKLIELEADFVISGEVLGQRPKSQRKEALEQVKLLVRKMGEEEEFRHLVDPNGDGIAKPKTLDALLLRPMSAKLLEPSYPELMGWVDREKLLDVQGRGRSRQLEMIKNYGWKYFEKPGGGCLLTDTSVANKIKDLQAHRGMVFEDVALVKAGRYMKLPNGARCVIARNEEENHKLDIPHSQMERITLLDCVGPIGLVEKNATNEDKTLAGRIALGYGKSDPARSYRVQIGEEIHTLEPLDKTQAQGFLFS from the coding sequence ATGAAAGCTTTAGCCTTATTTAGCGGTGGTTGCGATAGTCTCATCAGTATGCAGCTGCTCAAAGAGCAAGGGATTGAAGTGGTTGCCCTCAACTTCAACATCGGCTTTGGAAGCAACAAAGACAAACTCCAATATTTTCAAAACGCCACAGCCCAAATCGGTGTGGAATTTGTCAGCGTCGATATCCGCAAACAATTTTTTGATCAAGTGTTGTTTGCCCCCAAATATGGTTATGGCAAATACTTCAATCCCTGTGTGGATTGCCACGCCAATATGTTTAGAAATGCGTTTAAAAAATTGATTGAGCTTGAGGCTGATTTTGTGATCAGTGGCGAGGTTTTGGGACAACGCCCCAAAAGTCAGCGAAAAGAGGCACTAGAGCAAGTCAAGCTTTTGGTGAGAAAAATGGGGGAAGAAGAGGAGTTCCGCCATTTGGTCGATCCAAATGGAGATGGTATTGCCAAGCCAAAAACTCTCGATGCGTTGCTATTGCGTCCGATGAGTGCCAAGCTTCTAGAGCCTAGCTATCCTGAGCTTATGGGTTGGGTGGATCGCGAGAAACTGCTAGATGTCCAAGGGCGTGGTAGGAGTAGGCAGTTGGAAATGATCAAAAATTATGGGTGGAAATATTTTGAGAAGCCCGGAGGCGGTTGTCTGCTCACAGACACAAGCGTGGCAAACAAAATCAAAGATTTGCAAGCACATCGCGGAATGGTGTTTGAAGATGTTGCACTTGTCAAAGCAGGGCGTTATATGAAGCTTCCAAATGGTGCAAGGTGCGTCATCGCAAGAAACGAAGAGGAAAACCACAAGCTTGACATTCCTCATTCGCAAATGGAGAGAATCACACTGCTAGATTGCGTAGGTCCGATTGGCTTGGTGGAAAAAAACGCAACCAATGAGGACAAAACACTCGCAGGGAGGATCGCTCTAGGCTATGGCAAATCCGATCCAGCTCGAAGCTATCGCGTGCAGATTGGGGAAGAGATCCATACCCTTGAGCCTTTGGATAAAACACAGGCACAGGGGTTTTTGTTTTCTTAA